The following are encoded in a window of Acropora muricata isolate sample 2 chromosome 6, ASM3666990v1, whole genome shotgun sequence genomic DNA:
- the LOC136920626 gene encoding heparan sulfate glucosamine 3-O-sulfotransferase 1-like codes for MIPKRVKSLKDRLPSKTRALILLLVSSTVLTYIVYESASRTSRFSKLTTPGDWRGIYNKSGILTGGKVLPNRKFTVHPNFKHVDRKESSYFKTTARASLTSAEDERLASRFREKRTRVSEKAESGLVRGQENSHDLIAGVDKQGNNSILFPFKDRDHRKPSMRFANQDERDNDEDSEDKAERKRLPNALIIGAKKGGTRAILEILKIHPNVRACSSEVHFFDRDENYNQGLKWYRQQMPVSLPGQITIEKSPSYFVTPKVPERVYRMSKYVKLIVIVRDPTRRAVSDYTQSLERKPDNPPFEEIVIDEDGEINESWSKITIGRYADHLSEWLKFFPLSQFHFVSGEELIERPAREIQLVEQFLNLRPHIKEENFYFNDSKGFPCFKGKISNSGSVSKTHCLRETKGRKHPAVKEEVLKRLHEYFRPLNKKFYEMAGRNFHWP; via the coding sequence ATGATACCCAAACGAGTGAAGTCGCTCAAAGACAGATTGCCTTCGAAAACACGAGCGTTAATTCTATTGCTCGTTTCTTCTACAGTGCTTACATATATTGTTTATGAAAGTGCTTCGAGGACAAGCCGTTTCTCCAAGCTAACTACGCCAGGCGATTGGAGAGGAATTTACAACAAGTCAGGAATTTTGACTGGAGGAAAGGTATTGCCGAATAGAAAGTTTACCGTTCATCCGAATTTTAAACACGTGGACAGAAAAGAGTCCTCGTATTTCAAAACAACAGCAAGGGCTTCCTTAACATCAGCTGAAGATGAAAGACTTGCTTCGAGATTTCGCGAGAAAAGAACTCGAGTAAGTGAGAAAGCGGAAAGTGGTCTCGTTCGCGGTCAGGAAAACTCTCACGACCTTATTGCGGGTGTTGACAAACAGGGTAATAATTCCATTCTTTTCCCATTTAAAGACCGCGACCATCGCAAACCTTCGATGAGGTTTGCAAATCAAGATGAAAGAGATAACGACGAGGACAGTGAGGACAAAGCAGAGAGAAAACGTTTGCCAAATGCGCTGATTATTGGAGCAAAGAAAGGTGGAACTCGCGCAATTTTGGAGATTTTGAAGATTCATCCAAATGTTCGTGCGTGCAGCAGCGAAGTGCATTTCTTCGATCGTGACGAAAATTACAACCAGGGACTGAAGTGGTATCGTCAGCAAATGCCCGTTTCGTTACCGGGACAAATCACGATCGAGAAATCGCCGAGTTATTTCGTGACTCCAAAAGTACCCGAAAGAGTGTATCGAATGTCTAAATACGTCAAACTCATTGTTATTGTACGAGATCCAACTCGAAGAGCTGTCTCGGACTATACGCAGTCGTTAGAAAGAAAACCGGATAACCCGCCGTTTGAGGAAATTGTTATTGACGAAGATGGAGAAATCAATGAAAGCTGGTCTAAAATTACAATTGGGCGGTACGCAGACCATCTTTCAGAGTGGCTTAAATTCTTCCCTTTGAGTCAATTCCATTTTGTCAGCGGGGAAGAATTAATAGAAAGGCCCGCGAGAGAGATACAACTCGTCGAACAATTCTTAAACTTAAGACCCcacatcaaggaggaaaatttttatttcaacgaCAGCAAGGGCTTTCCttgttttaaaggaaaaatttcAAACAGCGGTAGTGTTAGTAAAACTCACTGTTTACGTGAAACGAAGGGACGAAAACACCCTGCGGTTAAAGAAGAAGTCCTGAAACGTCTACACGAATATTTTCGTCCCCTCAACAAGAAGTTTTACGAAATGGCTGGTCGAAACTTTCATTGGCCTTGA